One region of Methanosphaera cuniculi genomic DNA includes:
- the cysE gene encoding serine O-acetyltransferase: MFEGIREDIQTVFSNDPAAKSTVEVILCYPGLHAIWFHKIAHWFWVRGHKLAGRFISHINRFFTGIEIHPGATIGRRFFIDHGMGVVIGETTIVGDDVLLYKGVVLGGTSLENKKRHPTIGNNVVVGTNAIVLGDIEIGENCKIGAGSVVTKPAPPNSTIVGIPGKTLESLRKDKNNNHDLEHGKIPDPITDILTTLILRQEKLEKVVFDDEEDEVKKTSVAYKELRDLKQATIKKIKREDIKK; this comes from the coding sequence ATGTTTGAGGGAATACGAGAAGATATACAAACTGTTTTTTCAAATGATCCAGCTGCAAAAAGTACAGTAGAAGTAATTCTATGTTATCCTGGACTTCATGCTATATGGTTTCATAAAATAGCACACTGGTTCTGGGTACGTGGACATAAACTTGCAGGAAGATTTATCTCCCATATAAATCGATTCTTCACAGGAATAGAAATACATCCTGGTGCAACAATAGGAAGACGATTTTTCATAGATCATGGAATGGGAGTAGTAATTGGAGAAACAACAATTGTAGGAGATGATGTACTACTATATAAAGGAGTAGTACTTGGTGGAACAAGTCTTGAAAATAAAAAAAGACATCCAACAATAGGAAATAACGTAGTAGTAGGAACAAATGCAATAGTACTAGGAGATATAGAAATAGGTGAAAACTGTAAAATCGGGGCAGGATCTGTAGTAACAAAACCAGCACCACCAAATTCTACAATAGTAGGAATACCAGGAAAAACACTAGAATCACTACGTAAAGATAAAAATAATAATCATGACCTTGAACATGGAAAAATACCAGATCCAATTACAGATATACTAACAACACTCATCCTACGTCAAGAAAAACTAGAAAAAGTAGTATTTGATGATGAAGAAGATGAGGTTAAAAAAACATCAGTAGCATACAAGGAATTACGTGATTTAAAACAAGCAACAATTAAAAAAATAAAACGAGAAGATATAAAAAAATAA
- a CDS encoding glutamate synthase-related protein, with product MRYQCPNCGYIYDEEKEGAPLRSMKNCPVCGLSTASFIPIDENGNEITDFEEKEEVDVKETKKTQDDKKEENSNSMLSFPEKYEKNEPGIRYMDLIHDLSEYPVSVISAMATDFPMPSWDDILILGNQLNPLPLDEDAPVKTTTIIGPNAKKPLVIENPAFVSHMSFGAISEEAKEALAKGSADAKTAMCSGEGGVLPQIKDESYKYIFEYVPNQYSVTEENLKTSDAIEIKIGQATKPGMGGLLPASKVTEQIAKIRGKPVGEDILSPSTFPNIQSREDLRNVVDELRDRSNGRPIGVKIAANRIEEDLEFISYSGCDYITIDGRGGATGASPKLMRDSTSVPTIYALYRSRKYMDEHGMDQSLVITGGLRVSTDIAKALAMGADAVALATASLMSIGCQQYRACSSGTCPIGIATQDPELRKRFKVDIGAKRLTNFFNVTLEELKSISRITGHDDIHDLNISDIATFNENISNYTNIKHM from the coding sequence ATGAGATATCAATGTCCAAACTGTGGATACATATATGATGAAGAAAAAGAAGGAGCACCACTACGAAGTATGAAAAATTGTCCTGTGTGTGGTCTTTCAACAGCATCATTTATACCAATAGATGAAAATGGAAATGAAATAACAGACTTTGAAGAAAAAGAAGAAGTAGATGTAAAAGAAACTAAAAAAACACAAGATGATAAAAAAGAAGAAAACTCAAATTCAATGCTTTCATTTCCTGAAAAATATGAAAAAAATGAACCTGGTATAAGATATATGGACTTAATACATGATCTTAGTGAATATCCAGTAAGTGTAATATCTGCAATGGCTACAGATTTTCCAATGCCTTCATGGGATGATATACTAATACTTGGAAATCAACTAAATCCATTACCACTAGATGAAGATGCACCAGTTAAAACAACAACAATCATAGGTCCTAATGCTAAAAAACCATTAGTAATTGAAAATCCTGCATTTGTATCACATATGTCATTTGGAGCAATATCCGAAGAAGCAAAAGAAGCACTAGCAAAAGGAAGTGCTGATGCAAAAACAGCAATGTGCAGTGGAGAAGGAGGAGTACTTCCCCAGATAAAAGATGAATCATACAAATATATCTTTGAATATGTACCAAATCAATATAGTGTAACTGAAGAAAATCTTAAAACATCAGATGCAATAGAAATTAAGATAGGACAAGCAACAAAACCAGGAATGGGTGGATTACTTCCTGCATCTAAGGTAACAGAACAAATAGCAAAAATACGTGGTAAACCTGTAGGTGAAGATATACTTTCTCCTTCAACATTTCCAAATATACAATCAAGAGAAGATCTTAGAAATGTTGTAGATGAACTTAGAGATAGATCAAATGGAAGACCAATAGGAGTTAAAATAGCAGCAAATCGTATTGAAGAGGATCTTGAATTTATTAGTTATTCAGGTTGTGATTATATAACAATAGATGGACGTGGTGGTGCTACAGGTGCAAGTCCAAAATTAATGCGAGATTCAACTAGTGTACCTACTATATATGCTCTTTATCGTAGTCGTAAATATATGGATGAACATGGTATGGATCAATCACTAGTAATTACAGGAGGTTTACGTGTTTCAACTGATATTGCAAAAGCACTTGCAATGGGAGCTGATGCTGTAGCTCTTGCAACTGCATCTTTAATGTCTATTGGATGTCAACAATATCGTGCATGTAGCTCAGGTACATGTCCAATAGGAATTGCAACACAGGATCCAGAACTACGTAAAAGATTTAAAGTAGATATTGGAGCTAAACGTTTAACTAACTTCTTTAATGTAACACTTGAAGAACTTAAATCAATATCACGTATAACAGGACATGATGATATACATGATCTTAATATATCTGATATTGCAACATTTAATGAAAATATCTCAAATTATACAAATATTAAACATATGTAG
- the thiM gene encoding hydroxyethylthiazole kinase — protein MNIKIDEISENLKQIKEKSPLIHCITNVVTVRDCANTLLAIGASPIMANEPDEASDITSIANSLVINIGTLTKEQIKTMQKSAKTAKDNNIPIILDPVGIGVSEIRNQTSIDIIKEVKPTIIRGNLSEIKAVAMLYGILDECNKAKGVDVAETDIISPETLKSNSILIKKIAEKLDTTIAVSGPIDIISDGNDVYTIDNGDQMLSKITGAGCMLTSIMGGYAAITNSLDAAICATLTMDIAGEIAAKQTIANNQGTGSFGIYLMDEFYNMDMEKILTYAKIKKQEL, from the coding sequence ATGAATATAAAAATAGATGAAATATCAGAAAATCTTAAACAAATAAAAGAAAAAAGCCCGCTTATACATTGTATAACAAATGTGGTGACAGTGCGTGACTGTGCAAATACACTACTTGCCATAGGAGCATCACCAATAATGGCAAATGAACCAGATGAAGCATCAGATATAACATCAATAGCAAACTCCCTTGTGATAAACATAGGAACATTAACTAAAGAACAAATAAAAACAATGCAAAAATCAGCAAAAACAGCAAAAGACAACAATATTCCTATAATACTAGATCCTGTAGGAATTGGAGTAAGTGAAATACGAAATCAAACATCAATAGATATAATAAAAGAAGTAAAACCAACCATAATACGAGGAAACTTATCTGAAATTAAAGCTGTAGCAATGTTATATGGAATACTTGATGAATGTAACAAAGCAAAAGGAGTAGATGTAGCAGAAACAGATATAATAAGTCCTGAAACACTAAAATCAAACAGTATATTAATTAAGAAAATAGCAGAAAAACTAGATACAACAATCGCAGTATCAGGACCTATTGACATAATATCAGATGGAAATGATGTATATACAATTGATAATGGTGATCAAATGCTATCTAAAATCACAGGAGCAGGTTGTATGTTAACATCCATCATGGGAGGATATGCTGCAATAACAAACTCACTAGATGCTGCAATATGTGCAACATTAACTATGGATATAGCAGGTGAAATAGCAGCAAAACAAACCATAGCAAACAATCAAGGAACAGGATCATTTGGAATATATCTAATGGATGAATTCTACAATATGGATATGGAAAAAATATTAACATATGCAAAAATCAAAAAACAAGAACTATAA
- the thiE gene encoding thiamine phosphate synthase gives MSKQVDYTLYLVTDQFDFTEDEFLKIIEEALKGGVTILQLREKDSTTKDFYKLAVKVKEITDKYEVPLIINDRIDIALAVDAAGVHLGQDDMPCKIARQILGPDKIIGISAEKYIYAITAQNDGADYLGVGAIRPTPTKTDCMKIPEEDLQKVQQNITIPHVAIGGVKLDNTKQVMEDYNFSGVSVVSAIMLAEDPQQAARNFIEIIKDN, from the coding sequence ATGTCAAAACAAGTAGATTACACATTATATCTAGTAACAGATCAGTTTGATTTTACAGAAGATGAATTTCTTAAAATAATTGAAGAAGCATTAAAAGGTGGAGTTACTATACTTCAACTACGTGAAAAAGACTCAACAACAAAGGACTTCTATAAACTTGCAGTAAAGGTTAAAGAAATTACAGATAAATATGAAGTACCATTAATAATTAATGATAGAATTGATATAGCACTAGCTGTAGATGCAGCAGGAGTTCACCTAGGACAAGATGACATGCCATGTAAAATAGCACGCCAAATACTAGGACCTGATAAAATAATCGGAATAAGTGCAGAAAAATACATCTATGCAATAACAGCACAAAATGATGGAGCAGACTATCTAGGAGTAGGAGCAATCAGACCAACACCAACAAAAACAGACTGTATGAAAATACCAGAAGAAGACCTACAAAAAGTACAACAAAACATAACAATACCACACGTTGCAATAGGTGGAGTAAAACTAGATAACACAAAACAAGTAATGGAGGATTATAACTTTAGTGGAGTATCAGTAGTATCAGCAATAATGCTAGCTGAAGATCCACAACAAGCAGCACGTAACTTCATTGAAATAATTAAGGATAATTGA
- a CDS encoding nicotianamine synthase family protein has protein sequence MSCYKYWPEIEEIAEELENYGVEDINDIDKLNEYDLEEIKKQLDRIEVIAHDKTIDFDSAKHILDNERMNKALKLIRKFYLYIGARLETDNAIEILEADDPEAILNKFHFYERYEGLLENESKLAKFNKDKTFVFIGSGPLPLTLIMFRKKFGCKCIGIEIQPDVAELSRKVIDKLGLSDGIEIIVGDERKISDIDFDILMVAAFAEPKEKVFANVWERVTTKTPVLVRTYSGMRAILYAPLTDKQLRGFHKEVMLLPIGNTNNTSVLLRKIE, from the coding sequence ATGAGTTGCTATAAATACTGGCCAGAAATCGAAGAAATCGCAGAAGAACTAGAAAACTATGGAGTAGAAGACATAAACGACATAGACAAACTAAACGAATATGACTTAGAAGAAATCAAAAAACAACTAGATCGCATAGAAGTAATAGCACACGATAAAACAATCGACTTTGACTCAGCAAAACACATACTTGATAATGAACGAATGAACAAAGCATTAAAACTAATACGAAAATTCTACCTATACATAGGAGCAAGACTAGAAACAGACAATGCAATAGAAATACTAGAAGCAGACGATCCTGAAGCAATACTAAATAAATTCCACTTTTATGAAAGATACGAAGGACTACTTGAAAACGAATCAAAACTCGCAAAATTCAACAAAGACAAAACATTCGTATTTATTGGAAGCGGACCACTACCTCTAACACTAATAATGTTTAGAAAAAAATTTGGATGTAAATGTATAGGAATAGAAATACAACCAGATGTAGCAGAACTATCAAGAAAAGTAATCGACAAACTAGGATTATCAGATGGAATTGAAATAATAGTAGGAGATGAAAGAAAAATAAGTGACATAGACTTTGACATACTAATGGTTGCAGCATTTGCAGAACCAAAAGAAAAAGTATTTGCAAATGTATGGGAACGCGTAACAACAAAAACACCAGTACTAGTAAGAACATATAGTGGAATGCGAGCAATACTATATGCACCACTAACAGATAAACAACTAAGAGGATTCCACAAAGAAGTCATGCTACTTCCTATAGGAAACACAAACAATACAAGCGTACTACTAAGAAAAATAGAATAA
- a CDS encoding FprA family A-type flavoprotein produces the protein MKAKAPKLTDDIYFVGTLDWDRREYHGYTLNGTSYNAFLVFSDDNKAVLIDNVYPEKMYIAQMWGRIQDAFEDRGLDEVKIDYIIQNHVEKDHSGALTEIHQKFPDAPIYSTDVAKPGLIKHYPELADATFITVATGDSLELEGKTFTFMDAKMLHWPDSMFTFLNEEGILFSNDAFGQHLCKRERYDYEVPESELMDAAQKFYANLLTPLTPLLKNKLNEVVEIGLLDKIKTIAPSHGQVWTDPMKIIGAYLDWANGVCKVDQATLIYDTMHFSTEYMAHAIAEGIMSKGVDVKMHFLKEDERSEIVKDVLESKAVLMGVPTLFNKVFPSIADVYLYIDELQFDRTGLKRLGATFGSYGWSGNGPAWLNGKMEEAGFDMVGNMEVNYVPDDDDLAACFDFGAEIGEKIKEL, from the coding sequence ATAAAAGCAAAAGCACCAAAACTAACAGATGACATATACTTTGTAGGAACACTAGACTGGGATAGACGTGAATACCACGGATACACACTAAATGGAACATCATACAATGCATTTTTAGTATTTTCAGATGATAATAAAGCAGTACTAATAGATAATGTATATCCTGAAAAAATGTACATAGCACAAATGTGGGGAAGAATCCAAGATGCATTTGAAGATAGAGGACTTGATGAAGTAAAAATAGACTACATCATACAAAACCACGTAGAAAAAGATCATAGTGGAGCTTTAACTGAAATACATCAAAAATTCCCAGATGCACCAATCTACTCAACAGATGTAGCAAAACCAGGACTAATCAAACACTACCCAGAACTAGCAGATGCAACATTCATCACTGTAGCAACTGGTGATTCACTAGAACTTGAAGGAAAAACATTCACATTCATGGATGCAAAAATGCTCCACTGGCCAGATAGTATGTTCACATTCCTAAATGAAGAAGGAATACTTTTCTCAAACGATGCATTCGGACAACACCTATGTAAACGTGAAAGATACGATTATGAAGTACCAGAATCAGAACTAATGGATGCAGCACAGAAATTCTATGCAAACCTCCTAACACCACTAACACCACTACTTAAAAACAAACTCAATGAAGTAGTAGAAATTGGACTTCTTGATAAAATCAAAACAATCGCACCATCACACGGACAAGTATGGACAGATCCAATGAAAATCATCGGAGCATACCTTGACTGGGCAAATGGAGTATGTAAAGTTGATCAAGCAACACTCATCTATGATACAATGCACTTTTCAACCGAATACATGGCACATGCAATAGCAGAAGGAATCATGTCAAAAGGTGTAGATGTAAAAATGCACTTTTTAAAAGAAGATGAAAGAAGTGAAATTGTAAAAGATGTACTTGAAAGTAAAGCAGTACTCATGGGTGTACCAACACTCTTTAACAAAGTATTCCCAAGTATTGCAGATGTATACTTATACATTGATGAACTACAATTTGACAGAACAGGTCTTAAAAGACTAGGTGCAACATTTGGTTCATATGGATGGAGTGGAAATGGACCTGCATGGTTAAATGGTAAAATGGAAGAAGCAGGATTTGACATGGTAGGAAACATGGAAGTAAACTATGTACCAGATGATGATGACTTAGCTGCATGCTTTGACTTTGGAGCAGAAATTGGTGAAAAAATAAAAGAATTATAA
- a CDS encoding desulfoferrodoxin family protein has protein sequence MADLDANVIVKCKGTGNINEVLVVGDDADVDKLNILEAKVDGEGEVKHVPVVKYEDDRYIVNVGEVEHPMEEEHYIAMIELIADGQTHRQTLKPGDKPEAIFIIPEADDVVAREYCTIHGLWKKE, from the coding sequence ATGGCAGATTTAGACGCAAATGTAATAGTAAAATGTAAAGGAACAGGAAATATCAACGAAGTACTAGTAGTAGGCGACGATGCAGATGTAGATAAACTTAACATCCTAGAAGCAAAAGTAGATGGAGAAGGAGAAGTAAAACACGTACCTGTAGTAAAATATGAAGATGACAGATACATTGTAAATGTAGGAGAAGTAGAACATCCAATGGAAGAAGAACACTACATAGCAATGATAGAACTCATCGCAGATGGACAAACCCACAGACAAACACTAAAACCTGGAGATAAACCAGAAGCAATCTTCATCATACCAGAAGCAGATGACGTAGTAGCACGTGAATACTGTACAATACACGGACTATGGAAAAAAGAATAA
- the rbr gene encoding rubrerythrin, whose protein sequence is MSKTLENLAASFVTETLAKNRYEIYAKVAKKEGYLEISDIFTETSRNEFYHAKALFKMMKELAPEMDQIETPATIPLTYGSTVENLKTAIAGEHEEGQTLYPEQANTADEEGYPEIAARLRNIGLVEDHHEKRYQAVLDLLEDGKFFNRDEPVTWVCRNCGFVYEGEVPPTKCPICEHPQSYFEREPDLW, encoded by the coding sequence ATGTCTAAAACTTTAGAAAACTTAGCAGCATCATTTGTAACAGAAACATTAGCAAAAAACAGATATGAAATATATGCAAAAGTAGCAAAAAAAGAAGGATACCTTGAAATTTCTGATATATTCACAGAAACATCAAGAAACGAATTCTACCACGCAAAAGCATTATTTAAAATGATGAAAGAACTTGCACCAGAAATGGATCAAATAGAAACACCAGCAACAATACCATTAACATACGGATCAACAGTTGAAAACCTCAAAACAGCAATTGCAGGAGAACACGAAGAAGGACAAACACTCTATCCTGAACAAGCAAACACAGCAGATGAAGAAGGATACCCAGAAATTGCAGCAAGACTCAGAAACATCGGACTTGTAGAAGACCACCACGAAAAAAGATACCAAGCAGTACTCGACTTACTAGAAGATGGAAAATTCTTCAACAGAGACGAACCTGTAACATGGGTATGTAGAAACTGTGGATTTGTATATGAAGGAGAAGTACCTCCAACAAAATGTCCAATCTGTGAACACCCACAATCATACTTCGAAAGAGAACCAGACCTCTGGTAA
- a CDS encoding DUF2070 family protein produces MAISDRVVSLSKYMVTLPKTKISVFIIIILSFLTGAIADCIIPGIPLNEIVYLFIAGGAGGFFLFGLPTIISGTIIHSSVNSLKKRHMKLKQAMFLALVGMFFVCLIYIIGVIISIFIPIQIDSVLLLATLFIFAIEALILWSTSNIKYYQGVLIAVIQPLLILSMNVLVNYFEVATSGSMVLALYTKAIVGAILLAIAIYAFIAIIQSPIKNNLGVGGLELLSLFIAQVSEGSNALETVFDEMGEEITTSVGIISFKTMDGNIKANYISPCIHPGPVGSIGGGNLPTIIANKLDDFTIVAHGAATHDFNPVAQKELDKIVEKIDEALPNMQYKDSASKFQRVEYEDAKIGVQFFNDGCLELTTFAPNPGDDIDYGVGLSLMYETKALTGVRDVIFVDCHNCLNGNWERLLAGHKRVYELEQAVAKIQKPSMHPIRVGCSYDPIDEIAVRDGIGESGLKVMITEVDNQLMLYLVYDGNNMKQHFREELMDEIHEKYPQIDMMEVMTTDTHLVNTISGGGVTVGTRSSDILIDKTLHLIGEALDDLSDVFVATDTVHVNLKTFGPNHTTELVTTIASVVSVSKLLAPVIFITAIILVTIWIF; encoded by the coding sequence ATGGCAATAAGTGATAGAGTAGTGAGCCTATCAAAGTATATGGTAACACTTCCTAAGACGAAAATATCAGTATTTATAATAATAATATTAAGTTTTCTTACAGGTGCTATTGCTGATTGTATAATTCCAGGAATTCCTTTAAATGAAATTGTATATTTATTTATTGCAGGAGGGGCTGGTGGGTTTTTCTTATTTGGTCTTCCTACTATAATTTCTGGTACTATTATACATAGTAGTGTTAATTCTCTTAAAAAACGACATATGAAGCTTAAACAGGCAATGTTTCTTGCTCTTGTTGGAATGTTTTTTGTATGTTTAATCTATATTATAGGAGTTATAATTTCAATATTTATACCTATACAAATTGATAGTGTACTTCTTCTTGCTACACTTTTCATCTTTGCAATTGAAGCTCTTATTTTATGGTCTACATCAAACATTAAGTATTATCAGGGTGTTTTAATTGCTGTAATACAACCACTTCTTATACTAAGTATGAATGTACTTGTAAATTATTTTGAAGTAGCAACAAGTGGAAGTATGGTTCTTGCATTATATACTAAGGCAATTGTAGGTGCTATTCTTCTTGCAATAGCAATATATGCATTTATAGCAATAATTCAATCACCTATAAAAAATAATCTTGGTGTTGGAGGACTTGAACTTTTAAGTTTATTCATAGCTCAAGTTAGTGAAGGATCTAATGCTCTTGAAACAGTATTTGATGAAATGGGAGAAGAAATTACAACATCTGTTGGAATAATAAGTTTTAAAACTATGGATGGAAACATAAAAGCAAACTATATTTCACCATGTATACATCCAGGTCCTGTTGGATCTATTGGTGGTGGAAATCTTCCAACTATAATTGCAAATAAGTTAGATGATTTTACAATTGTAGCTCATGGTGCAGCAACACATGATTTTAATCCTGTAGCACAAAAAGAACTTGATAAGATCGTAGAAAAAATAGATGAAGCACTCCCTAATATGCAATATAAGGATTCTGCTAGTAAGTTTCAAAGAGTAGAATATGAAGATGCTAAGATTGGTGTACAATTTTTTAATGATGGATGTTTAGAACTTACAACGTTTGCACCAAATCCTGGTGATGATATTGATTATGGTGTAGGTCTTTCATTAATGTATGAAACCAAGGCATTAACAGGTGTTCGTGATGTGATCTTTGTAGATTGTCATAACTGTCTTAATGGAAACTGGGAACGACTTCTTGCTGGACATAAACGTGTATATGAACTAGAACAAGCAGTAGCAAAGATACAAAAACCATCAATGCATCCTATACGTGTAGGTTGTTCATATGATCCAATTGATGAAATTGCAGTACGTGATGGAATTGGTGAAAGTGGTCTTAAAGTAATGATTACAGAGGTTGATAATCAGCTTATGCTTTACTTAGTTTATGATGGAAATAATATGAAACAACACTTCCGTGAAGAATTAATGGATGAAATACATGAAAAATATCCACAAATTGACATGATGGAAGTTATGACAACAGACACACACCTTGTAAATACAATATCAGGAGGAGGAGTAACAGTAGGAACACGTAGTAGTGACATTCTAATTGATAAAACATTACATCTTATTGGTGAAGCATTAGATGATCTATCAGATGTATTTGTTGCAACAGATACAGTTCATGTTAATCTTAAGACTTTTGGTCCTAATCATACAACAGAACTTGTTACTACAATAGCATCAGTTGTATCTGTAAGTAAACTTCTTGCTCCTGTTATATTTATAACAGCAATAATTCTTGTAACCATCTGGATTTTTTAA
- a CDS encoding restriction endonuclease subunit S: MGIVKDGASVGRIFLCDKKSSILGTLSYLHPKNGFNLYFCYYLLSTVHFQKYVVGSTIPHIYFKDYSKEKVKIPTLEKQEKIGSFLRCIDRKIKLLNKQIDLMKNYKSGLLQKMFI; the protein is encoded by the coding sequence ATAGGAATTGTAAAAGATGGTGCTTCTGTTGGAAGAATATTTTTATGTGATAAGAAGAGTTCTATTCTAGGAACATTATCATATTTACATCCAAAAAATGGATTTAATTTATATTTTTGTTATTATTTACTAAGTACTGTTCATTTTCAGAAATATGTTGTAGGTAGTACTATTCCTCACATTTACTTTAAAGATTATTCAAAAGAGAAAGTAAAGATTCCCACTTTAGAAAAACAAGAAAAAATTGGAAGTTTTCTAAGATGTATTGATAGAAAGATAAAATTATTAAATAAGCAAATAGACCTTATGAAGAATTATAAAAGTGGTTTACTTCAGAAAATGTTTATTTAA
- a CDS encoding FumA C-terminus/TtdB family hydratase beta subunit, producing the protein MEYELKTPLKDEDISKLEAGDVVYITGKIHTARDSAHKRIIEEGAPIDLNGVAIFHAGPVIREDDNGKYEVIAVGPTTSMRMNPYEPQVLDMGVKAIIGKGGMDDATQKALVEDNAVFLTAVGGCAALYVSSINEVSSVNWLDLGMPEAIWELDVERFGPLIVTMDSKNNNLYKRDKKMGMKNEK; encoded by the coding sequence ATGGAATATGAACTCAAAACACCATTAAAAGATGAAGATATAAGCAAACTTGAAGCTGGAGATGTTGTTTATATAACAGGAAAAATACATACAGCTCGAGATAGTGCACATAAAAGAATAATTGAAGAAGGTGCACCAATTGACCTAAATGGTGTTGCAATATTTCATGCAGGACCTGTTATACGAGAAGATGATAATGGTAAATATGAAGTCATAGCAGTAGGTCCAACAACAAGTATGAGAATGAATCCATATGAACCACAAGTACTAGATATGGGTGTAAAAGCAATTATAGGAAAAGGTGGAATGGATGATGCAACACAAAAAGCATTAGTTGAGGATAATGCAGTATTTCTAACAGCAGTAGGAGGATGTGCAGCATTATATGTAAGTAGTATTAATGAAGTATCATCTGTAAACTGGTTAGATCTTGGAATGCCTGAAGCAATATGGGAGTTAGATGTTGAAAGATTCGGACCTCTTATTGTAACTATGGATTCAAAAAATAATAACTTATATAAAAGAGATAAAAAAATGGGTATGAAAAATGAAAAATAA
- a CDS encoding chitobiase/beta-hexosaminidase C-terminal domain-containing protein, producing MNKKVIILFLLLFFIISAVYAEDNDNIENNNLSELSTNLESNHEDILVENNEINENNNIQNEKINLKNNTESNKESNEPIIDDEDNNGSLTPQKSASNVEPKVTVHNITEIRENKLNIIMTSNVDGKIYYTRNGSMPTSKSLLYKNGEVLTICVKTQINAIVITNNNIISNITHYQSEQIITPPISIVKCLTDLVNDKQIINFTTNWNNTTTYYTLDGSNPKKSNTKVTYNNKSVTVNKNQTLKFYTKDKLRRI from the coding sequence ATGAATAAAAAAGTTATTATTCTATTTTTATTATTATTTTTTATAATATCAGCTGTTTATGCTGAAGATAATGATAATATAGAAAATAATAACTTATCTGAATTATCAACTAATTTAGAATCAAATCATGAAGATATATTAGTTGAAAATAATGAAATTAATGAAAATAATAACATTCAAAATGAAAAAATCAATTTAAAAAATAATACAGAATCAAACAAAGAATCTAATGAACCAATAATAGATGATGAAGATAATAATGGATCTTTAACACCACAAAAAAGTGCATCAAACGTAGAACCTAAAGTTACAGTACATAACATAACAGAAATACGAGAAAATAAATTAAATATTATAATGACAAGTAATGTAGATGGAAAAATATATTACACACGAAATGGATCAATGCCAACATCAAAAAGCTTATTATACAAAAATGGAGAAGTTCTAACAATATGTGTAAAAACACAGATAAACGCCATTGTAATAACAAATAACAATATTATCTCAAACATAACTCACTATCAATCAGAACAAATCATCACACCACCAATTTCAATAGTTAAATGTCTAACAGATCTTGTTAATGATAAACAAATAATTAATTTTACAACTAACTGGAACAATACAACAACATATTATACACTAGATGGATCAAATCCTAAAAAGAGTAATACAAAAGTTACTTATAACAATAAATCAGTTACAGTAAATAAAAACCAAACACTAAAATTCTATACAAAAGATAAACTTAGAAGGATATGA